Genomic window (Thermanaeromonas sp. C210):
GGAGCTGGCGGGACACACGGATTCCGGAGTCACGGTGCCGCGGCGCACCCTGGACCTGGTGCGCCGGTGGGGATTCGAGTCCGTTGCCTTGATCGGCGAGGGTTCCGGAGGTGGAAAGCCGTGAGGGAGAGCTTTTCCACACCGCAGTGCGCCGGCTGCCTGGCGTGTGCCGAAGATTGCGCCCTACTCCGGGGTTACGGGCGGCCTATCTTCCAGGTTCCCCTCCATGAAATCACCGCAGAGCAGGCCTTTGCCTGTCTGCAGTGTGGGCTCTGCGCGGCGGCCTGTCCCCTGGGCTTGGATCCGGCAGATCCCCTCAGGGTAAAGCGGCAAGAGCTGGTAGAGGTAGGTGTCGTGAACCTCGGGGATTACCGTTACCTTTGCCCGGACGAGCACGACAACATGTGGGCTCTGTGCAGGGCCGCGCTGGGTATCGATTACGACGACATAGAACCCCGGGAAGCTACCTCCACCCTGTTCTTCCCGGGGTGCACCATCGCCACCTATTCGCCCCGCCTCACGCGGGCCTTTTTGGAGTTCCTGGATGGGATTTACCCCGGTGCCAAGGCGGTCGTAGACTGTTGCGGCAAGCCACTGAGATACATGGGACTGAACGACCGCGCCCAGCAACACCTGAAGCGGCTGGAGGCTAAGTTGGAACAGTGGTGCGTTTCGAGGTTGGTGGTGGGCTGTCCCAATTGTTATTACGAGCTCCTTGAAGGGTTAGGAGGGAACGCGATAGAGGTAGTAGATGTTTACAGCTTGCTATATTCCCACCGTTCTCTCCTGCCGGTGGAGGATC
Coding sequences:
- a CDS encoding (Fe-S)-binding protein; this encodes MRESFSTPQCAGCLACAEDCALLRGYGRPIFQVPLHEITAEQAFACLQCGLCAAACPLGLDPADPLRVKRQELVEVGVVNLGDYRYLCPDEHDNMWALCRAALGIDYDDIEPREATSTLFFPGCTIATYSPRLTRAFLEFLDGIYPGAKAVVDCCGKPLRYMGLNDRAQQHLKRLEAKLEQWCVSRLVVGCPNCYYELLEGLGGNAIEVVDVYSLLYSHRSLLPVEDRRPSVPYTVHDPCPDREAGVFGKQVRALLEYLEVPVREMRHHGRYTICCGTGGMAKHFVPGAGDWSAQLRAEEARASGAQGMFAYCMSCLFNLADSCTPLPVVHALSFFLNVQDEALDNRRKSREALS